From one Lycium ferocissimum isolate CSIRO_LF1 chromosome 5, AGI_CSIRO_Lferr_CH_V1, whole genome shotgun sequence genomic stretch:
- the LOC132057867 gene encoding uncharacterized protein LOC132057867 — protein MAISEPFINKNKIDGYKRFLRFHHSIANSSGQIWCFWNHVDHYEILENNDQQITIKLKDSPNDSGTYITAIYAKCLALERIELWDSITDVSSKLDGPWCMGGDFNVVMDTDEKSGGKPHRTYKSMDFITTMDSRGLVDVGYTGPKLTWCNNRRLTKRIWKRLDRVLVNDDWTQKFPNNLVKHLARTGSDHRPLLFKFNDDQ, from the coding sequence ATGGCTATTTCAGAACCTTTCATAAACAAGAATAAGATTGATGGATACAAGAGATTTTTGAGATTTCACCATAGTATTGCCAATTCCAGTGGGCAGATTTGGTGTTTTTGGAATCACGTTGACCATTATGAGATCTTGGAAAACAATGATCAACAGATCACCATCAAACTCAAGGACTCTCCTAATGACTCAGGTACTTATATTACTGCTATTTATGCAAAATGTTTAGCCTTGGAGAGAATTGAATTATGGGATAGTATCACTGACGTAAGTAGCAAATTAGATGGACCTTGGTGTATGGGGGGAGATTTTAATGTTGTCATGGATACTGATGAGAAGTCGGGGGGCAAACCTCATAGAACCTATAAGAGTATGGATTTCATTACTACTATGGACTCTCGTGGTCTAGTTGATGTTGGTTACACTGGTCCTAAATTGACTTGGTGTAACAATAGAAGACTTACTAAAAGGATTTGGAAGAGACTGGATAGGGTCCTGGTTAATGATGATTGGACCCAAAAGTTTCCAAATAACTTGGTGAAACATCTTGCAAGAACAGGGTCTGATCATAGACCTCTCTTGTTCAAGTTCAATGATGATCAATAG